A stretch of Caenibius tardaugens NBRC 16725 DNA encodes these proteins:
- a CDS encoding LysR family transcriptional regulator: MNVQQLRYFVAASDFGSFRKAGAALGVQESTISRRIRDLEDDLGSALFRRHSGGVCLTIAGQRLLSRARKVLRYVSEGAEIVGAVGRVKDGHLRVGIYTSLASGFLLELLKSFGEQHGGVQLEIADGNPAEHVAAIRQFRLDIAFLTGTHDWPECETAHLWNERVFVVLPQGHTLAQKDEVIWSEIAHENFIVSDAPPGQEIHDYLVKRVGDLGRHPEIQTQFVGRDNLMPLVALGRGLTVTSEATTAAHVPGICYRPLVGEILPFSAVWSPKNDNPALRRFVSMAKSQARRRV, encoded by the coding sequence ATGAATGTTCAACAGCTACGCTACTTTGTAGCTGCCTCAGACTTTGGGAGCTTCCGAAAAGCAGGCGCCGCCCTCGGCGTGCAGGAATCGACTATCAGCCGACGCATCCGCGATCTGGAAGACGATCTCGGATCGGCGTTGTTCCGTCGCCATAGCGGCGGCGTATGCCTGACGATCGCCGGTCAGCGGTTGTTATCGCGGGCACGCAAGGTTTTGCGCTATGTCAGCGAAGGCGCCGAAATCGTGGGCGCGGTTGGCCGCGTGAAAGATGGGCATCTGCGCGTCGGCATCTACACGTCTCTTGCATCGGGCTTCCTGCTGGAGCTGTTGAAATCATTCGGCGAGCAGCACGGGGGTGTTCAGCTTGAGATCGCGGACGGCAACCCGGCCGAGCATGTCGCTGCGATTCGCCAGTTCCGGCTCGACATCGCCTTTCTGACGGGCACGCATGATTGGCCGGAATGCGAGACGGCTCATCTGTGGAATGAGCGCGTGTTCGTGGTGCTGCCGCAAGGGCACACGCTTGCCCAAAAGGACGAGGTGATCTGGTCCGAGATCGCGCATGAAAACTTCATTGTGAGCGATGCGCCGCCCGGCCAGGAGATCCACGATTATCTGGTGAAGCGGGTCGGCGATCTCGGGCGTCATCCCGAGATCCAGACGCAGTTCGTCGGCCGGGACAATCTGATGCCGCTGGTCGCCCTCGGCCGCGGCCTCACCGTGACCAGCGAGGCGACGACGGCCGCGCATGTGCCGGGCATCTGCTATCGGCCGCTCGTCGGGGAAATCCTGCCCTTCAGCGCGGTATGGTCGCCGAAGAATGACAACCCCGCGCTGCGGCGTTTCGTCAGCATGGCGAAATCGCAGGCGCGGCGCAGGGTCTGA
- a CDS encoding DUF2274 domain-containing protein, giving the protein MTKLKLGPITDDKPVKITVELPASLHRDLIEYGRLLAEGGAPVEPAKLIVPMLDRFIATDRGFAKARRPRTAGEPAS; this is encoded by the coding sequence ATGACCAAGCTGAAACTCGGCCCCATCACCGACGACAAACCTGTCAAGATCACGGTGGAGTTACCCGCCAGCCTCCATCGTGACCTGATCGAATACGGCCGTCTCCTGGCCGAAGGCGGTGCGCCGGTAGAGCCTGCGAAATTGATCGTACCAATGCTGGACCGCTTCATCGCCACGGATCGCGGCTTCGCCAAGGCGCGGCGTCCACGAACGGCCGGCGAACCGGCCTCATAA
- a CDS encoding TrbI/VirB10 family protein, whose translation MRLRAEPPRVTRLSRKVLASVAAVALVGIGGTLIYALQTHTSGDGPKEELYSTTNRQAADGLAGLPKDYTGPVLGPALPGDLGRPILNAQNAGQPVTTPTVATPAPGVSEAEQRRRAEEEAARTSVVFFQARSGSAATSGAGAMSGLAGLDTTAQPGQATAQDKQLAFLNAAVDRRTVTPDRVTPPASPFILQAGSVISAALITGIRSDLPGQITAQVTENIYDSPTGRILLVPQGTRLIGQYDNNVQAGQRRVLLVWNRLILPNGRSIVLERQPGADGQGYAGLEDGVDYHWWDLAKAAGLSTLLSVGAELAIDDQDQLLRAIRNGGQDTINDAGQQIVRRQLNVAPTLTIRPGFPVTIVITRDLVLEPFRN comes from the coding sequence ATGCGGCTTCGCGCCGAGCCGCCGCGCGTCACCCGCCTGTCGCGCAAGGTGCTCGCCAGCGTGGCCGCCGTCGCCTTGGTCGGCATCGGCGGGACGCTGATCTACGCACTCCAGACGCACACGTCGGGCGACGGCCCCAAGGAGGAGCTATACTCCACCACCAACCGGCAGGCCGCCGATGGTCTTGCCGGACTGCCGAAAGACTATACCGGGCCGGTGCTCGGCCCGGCCCTGCCGGGCGACCTCGGCCGCCCGATCCTCAATGCACAGAACGCCGGCCAGCCCGTCACCACGCCCACCGTTGCCACGCCCGCACCTGGCGTCAGCGAAGCGGAACAGCGCCGTCGCGCCGAGGAAGAGGCCGCCCGTACCAGCGTCGTGTTCTTCCAGGCGCGCAGCGGATCGGCCGCCACGTCCGGAGCCGGAGCCATGTCCGGCCTGGCGGGCCTCGACACGACGGCCCAGCCCGGACAGGCGACGGCACAGGACAAGCAGCTCGCGTTCCTCAACGCGGCAGTCGACCGACGCACCGTGACGCCCGATCGCGTCACACCGCCGGCATCGCCTTTCATCCTTCAGGCCGGCTCCGTCATATCGGCCGCGCTCATCACCGGCATCCGTTCCGATCTGCCCGGCCAGATCACCGCGCAGGTTACGGAAAACATCTATGACAGCCCAACCGGCCGCATCCTGCTCGTGCCGCAGGGCACGCGGCTCATCGGCCAGTACGACAACAATGTGCAGGCCGGGCAACGCCGCGTCCTGCTCGTCTGGAACCGACTGATTCTGCCGAACGGCCGCTCCATCGTGCTCGAACGCCAGCCCGGAGCTGACGGCCAGGGCTATGCCGGCCTGGAAGATGGCGTCGATTATCACTGGTGGGATCTCGCCAAGGCTGCCGGCCTCTCGACGCTTCTTTCCGTCGGCGCCGAACTTGCCATCGACGATCAGGACCAGCTCCTGCGCGCCATCCGCAATGGCGGCCAGGACACCATCAACGACGCCGGACAACAGATCGTCCGCCGCCAGCTCAACGTCGCGCCGACGCTGACCATCCGGCCGGGCTTCCCGGTCACAATCGTCATTACGCGCGATCTTGTCCTCGAACCCTTCAGGAACTGA
- the trbG gene encoding P-type conjugative transfer protein TrbG yields MNPAFRIAVLPGFRKPAALALMLSATALAGCATMTKPPQIDYDASVPPLPAIPAAVVDDQPKPLHIPPAWTVARGGTAASTPTGRVENANTAARVEPRREGYYNAIQIYPWSEGALYQVYAVPGQITDIALEPGESLTGAGPIAAGDTARWIIGDTESGAGVTRRVHILVKPSRPDITTNLVVTTDRRTYMIELRSGEKPYMPSVAWSYPQPPAGQRQAIPATPVIPAVASRNYRYALTGGNPPWKPLTVYDDGRHVYVEFARGIVQGEMPPLFVIGPEGEAQIVNSRIYQHILIVDRLFGAAELRLGSGDKQQTVRIVRTDGRPQS; encoded by the coding sequence ATGAACCCGGCTTTCCGTATCGCCGTCCTTCCGGGTTTCCGTAAACCCGCAGCCTTGGCTTTGATGTTGTCCGCGACCGCGTTGGCGGGCTGCGCTACTATGACGAAGCCGCCGCAGATCGACTACGACGCGAGCGTGCCGCCTCTGCCGGCCATTCCCGCCGCCGTCGTGGACGACCAACCAAAGCCCCTGCATATCCCGCCGGCCTGGACGGTTGCACGCGGCGGCACCGCCGCCAGCACGCCGACCGGCCGTGTCGAAAACGCCAATACGGCCGCCCGCGTCGAGCCGCGCCGCGAAGGCTATTACAACGCCATCCAGATCTATCCCTGGTCGGAAGGCGCACTCTATCAGGTCTATGCCGTTCCCGGCCAGATCACCGACATTGCGCTGGAGCCGGGCGAGAGCCTGACCGGCGCAGGACCGATCGCGGCAGGCGACACCGCCCGCTGGATCATCGGCGACACGGAATCCGGCGCTGGCGTGACCCGGCGCGTCCATATCCTCGTCAAGCCGAGCCGGCCCGACATCACCACCAATCTCGTCGTGACGACAGATCGGCGCACGTACATGATCGAGCTGCGATCCGGCGAGAAGCCCTATATGCCATCGGTCGCCTGGTCCTATCCGCAGCCGCCGGCCGGCCAGCGCCAGGCCATTCCGGCGACGCCGGTCATTCCGGCCGTGGCGTCGCGCAACTATCGCTATGCCCTGACCGGCGGCAATCCGCCGTGGAAGCCGCTCACGGTCTATGACGACGGGCGGCACGTCTATGTCGAGTTCGCGCGCGGCATCGTCCAGGGCGAGATGCCGCCGCTGTTCGTCATCGGGCCGGAAGGCGAAGCGCAGATCGTCAACAGCCGCATCTATCAACACATCCTGATCGTCGATCGCCTGTTCGGCGCGGCCGAACTGCGCCTCGGCAGCGGCGACAAGCAACAGACCGTCAGGATCGTCCGCACCGACGGGAGGCCGCAATCGTGA
- the trbF gene encoding conjugal transfer protein TrbF, translating to MNLFKRPAAHYGKTPEPETPYQKAAQVWDERIGSARVQAKNWRYMAFGSLILSAGFASALVWQSARGTVVPWVVQVDHLGQAQAVAPADADYRPTDPQIAWHLGRFIEQVRSIPADPIIVRQNWLRAYEWTTDRGASALNDYARTNDPFTKVGRQQIAVEVSSVIRASPDSFRVAWIERRYENGQLAATERWTAILTIAIQPSRDAERLKANPLGIYVNAINWSRELSQ from the coding sequence ATGAACCTCTTCAAAAGACCCGCCGCCCACTACGGCAAGACACCCGAGCCCGAGACGCCCTATCAGAAGGCCGCTCAGGTCTGGGACGAGCGTATCGGCTCGGCCCGCGTGCAGGCGAAGAACTGGCGATACATGGCCTTCGGCTCGCTGATCCTGTCGGCAGGCTTCGCGTCCGCGCTCGTCTGGCAATCAGCGCGCGGCACCGTTGTTCCCTGGGTGGTGCAGGTCGATCATCTCGGCCAGGCGCAGGCCGTCGCACCTGCCGACGCCGACTATCGCCCGACCGATCCGCAAATCGCATGGCATCTCGGCCGCTTCATCGAACAGGTCAGGAGCATCCCCGCCGATCCGATCATTGTCCGGCAGAACTGGCTTCGCGCCTATGAGTGGACCACGGATCGCGGCGCATCGGCGCTCAACGACTATGCCCGCACCAACGACCCGTTCACCAAGGTCGGCCGGCAGCAGATCGCCGTCGAAGTGTCGAGCGTCATCCGGGCTTCGCCCGATAGCTTCCGCGTCGCCTGGATCGAGCGCCGCTACGAGAACGGCCAGCTCGCCGCGACCGAGCGGTGGACCGCCATCCTGACCATCGCCATCCAGCCCTCGCGTGACGCCGAACGGCTCAAAGCCAATCCGCTCGGCATCTACGTCAATGCCATCAACTGGTCACGGGAGTTGAGCCAATGA
- the trbL gene encoding P-type conjugative transfer protein TrbL, with translation MGGVGVIDKFLGTFTRYIDSGFGLLSGEVAFIATTLIVIDVTLAALFWSWSADDDIIARLVKKTLFVGIFAYLIGNWQNLAQIIFDSFAGLGLKASGTSFSADDLMRPGKVAQTGLDAARPLLDAISPLMGWISVFENLIQIVCLLFAWALVILAFFILAIQLFVTLIEFKLSTLAGFVLIPFGLFGKTAFMAERVLGNVISSGIKVLVLAVIIGIGSTLFGEFTKGFGNTTPTVDDAMAIVLAALSLLGLGIFGPGIANGLVSGGPQLGAGAAIGTGLAVGGAAMAAGGGAMLAARGGAAMVSGGAAVARGGATAAGAASSAYSLGSMGQSGAAGVASGMGGVARAAGSAAVSPLRRAATRAAESMKSSFSEGAKAGFGATGGSSTMGTIGGGAEAASTPAASAGGGAPDWAKRMKRSQTMSHGVSAAAHAVRSGDSHGSGSSINLSESDR, from the coding sequence ATGGGCGGCGTCGGCGTCATCGACAAATTCCTGGGCACCTTCACCCGCTACATCGACTCAGGCTTCGGTCTGCTGTCCGGCGAAGTGGCGTTTATCGCCACCACGCTCATCGTCATCGACGTGACGCTGGCGGCGCTGTTCTGGAGCTGGAGCGCGGACGACGACATCATCGCCCGCCTGGTGAAGAAGACGCTGTTCGTCGGCATCTTCGCCTATCTGATAGGCAACTGGCAGAACCTCGCGCAGATCATCTTCGACAGTTTCGCCGGGCTCGGACTCAAGGCGTCGGGAACGAGCTTTTCCGCCGACGACCTGATGCGCCCCGGCAAGGTCGCGCAAACCGGCCTCGACGCTGCCCGGCCGCTGCTCGACGCGATCTCGCCGCTGATGGGTTGGATCTCGGTCTTCGAGAACCTGATCCAAATCGTGTGCCTGCTCTTTGCCTGGGCGCTGGTCATCCTCGCCTTCTTCATCCTGGCGATCCAGCTTTTCGTCACCCTGATTGAGTTCAAGCTGTCCACGCTCGCCGGTTTCGTCCTCATTCCGTTCGGCCTCTTCGGCAAGACCGCCTTCATGGCCGAGCGCGTGCTTGGCAACGTCATATCCAGCGGCATCAAGGTTCTGGTGCTCGCCGTCATCATCGGCATCGGCTCAACGCTGTTCGGCGAGTTCACCAAGGGGTTCGGCAACACAACCCCGACCGTCGATGACGCCATGGCGATCGTGCTCGCCGCTCTCTCCTTGCTTGGCCTCGGCATTTTCGGCCCCGGCATCGCCAACGGCCTCGTCTCCGGCGGTCCCCAGCTCGGCGCGGGCGCCGCCATCGGCACCGGCCTTGCCGTGGGCGGAGCCGCCATGGCCGCCGGCGGCGGCGCGATGCTGGCCGCAAGGGGCGGAGCCGCCATGGTGTCGGGTGGCGCCGCAGTCGCACGCGGCGGCGCGACCGCAGCGGGCGCTGCATCATCGGCCTATTCGCTCGGCTCCATGGGCCAATCGGGCGCGGCTGGTGTTGCCTCCGGCATGGGTGGCGTTGCCCGCGCCGCCGGGTCGGCCGCCGTCTCACCGTTGCGCCGCGCCGCGACCCGCGCCGCCGAGAGCATGAAATCCAGCTTCTCCGAAGGCGCGAAAGCCGGTTTCGGCGCCACCGGCGGTTCATCGACCATGGGGACCATCGGCGGCGGTGCGGAAGCTGCATCCACGCCAGCAGCCTCCGCAGGCGGCGGCGCTCCCGATTGGGCCAAGCGCATGAAGCGCAGCCAGACCATGAGCCACGGCGTCAGCGCCGCCGCCCATGCTGTCCGTTCCGGCGACAGCCACGGCTCCGGCTCCTCCATCAACCTCTCTGAAAGTGACCGCTGA